A genome region from Desulfocurvus vexinensis DSM 17965 includes the following:
- a CDS encoding helix-turn-helix domain-containing protein produces MEVAEIWLENRPGIRYFLLSCFITEFRKAVTDMEPQDKWLTIEELSGYLKMSRSKLYQMAQKGELPGSKIGTQWRFDRDRIDAWMNEKMSAPSKRKTGAQHA; encoded by the coding sequence ATGGAAGTTGCCGAGATTTGGCTTGAAAATCGGCCTGGTATTCGTTATTTTCTATTATCATGTTTTATTACAGAATTCAGAAAAGCGGTGACTGACATGGAACCACAAGACAAATGGCTGACCATCGAGGAGCTTTCCGGTTATCTGAAGATGAGCCGCAGCAAGCTCTACCAGATGGCCCAGAAAGGCGAGCTGCCCGGTTCCAAGATCGGAACCCAGTGGCGGTTCGACCGGGACCGGATCGATGCGTGGATGAACGAAAAAATGAGCGCACCAAGCAAACGAAAAACGGGGGCTCAACATGCCTGA
- a CDS encoding minor capsid protein, producing the protein MPSDLKQRIQAATLKSLTARNRYNDQVTAQLTQALKQAEDEVARAILQYRSLGSLPDNKLAALKGLEKLQLELDDTMKRLKREQTLVFRKTTKDSFKLGIQQGIGELADAALPFYADLKAEGIDKLATKVFTIVDTNALDFMAQYNLTLAGDVHRELADGIKRTILNGVATGKGADDIVRDMGKVIIDKDSFRQAGSRVFSKAQYRMEMIARTEVLRAHNMGRLKFHERVGIQKLEWLAMEDERMCPVCGGLDGKTFPIDKFPQQPAHPHCRCTNIVAWPMTVCGSEMAAKAAAQASQGDACILPPHVLEGMADAQAKENAKLKSAFENGDIADLGSLTVKQLQTLAKQNGVAIARTKADFIKLLDLAEPGIDHGDLAGAALSAKLKEHKIGLLRTKEELVELLGLKQAELKQAKLLAAQMAKIPPAEGLEGMTAQQLKEMAKENGISLNMTKQETIELLDKLEPGVDHSGLMGKELAAAKQKHGIGILKNKQQLVEALIRLATEETLRKWILRQIRDR; encoded by the coding sequence ATGCCATCGGACCTCAAGCAGCGCATCCAAGCGGCCACCCTGAAAAGCCTGACGGCCCGCAACCGCTACAACGACCAGGTCACGGCCCAGCTCACCCAGGCGCTGAAACAGGCCGAAGACGAGGTCGCCCGCGCCATCCTCCAGTACCGCTCCCTCGGCTCCCTGCCGGATAACAAGCTCGCCGCCCTCAAAGGGCTGGAAAAGCTCCAGCTCGAACTCGACGACACCATGAAACGGCTCAAGCGGGAGCAGACCCTGGTCTTTCGCAAGACAACCAAGGACTCCTTCAAGCTCGGCATCCAGCAGGGAATCGGCGAACTCGCCGACGCGGCGCTGCCGTTCTACGCCGACCTCAAAGCCGAAGGCATCGACAAGCTGGCCACCAAGGTGTTCACCATCGTCGACACCAATGCCCTCGACTTCATGGCGCAGTACAACCTCACACTCGCCGGTGACGTTCACCGCGAACTCGCAGACGGCATCAAGCGCACCATCCTGAACGGCGTCGCCACGGGCAAGGGAGCCGACGACATCGTCCGGGACATGGGCAAGGTGATCATCGACAAGGACTCCTTTCGTCAGGCCGGAAGCCGGGTGTTCAGCAAGGCGCAGTACCGCATGGAGATGATCGCCCGCACCGAGGTCCTCCGCGCCCACAACATGGGAAGGCTCAAGTTCCACGAGCGGGTCGGCATCCAGAAGCTGGAATGGCTGGCCATGGAGGATGAACGGATGTGCCCGGTCTGCGGTGGCCTGGACGGCAAGACCTTTCCCATCGACAAGTTCCCCCAGCAACCCGCGCATCCGCACTGCCGCTGCACCAACATCGTGGCGTGGCCGATGACCGTCTGCGGCAGCGAGATGGCCGCGAAGGCCGCCGCACAGGCATCGCAGGGGGACGCCTGCATTCTCCCGCCCCACGTGCTGGAAGGCATGGCCGACGCCCAGGCCAAGGAGAACGCCAAGCTCAAGAGCGCCTTTGAAAACGGCGACATTGCCGACCTCGGCTCGCTGACGGTTAAACAGCTCCAGACCCTGGCGAAACAGAACGGCGTGGCCATTGCCCGGACCAAGGCCGATTTCATCAAGCTGCTCGACCTGGCCGAACCGGGGATCGATCACGGTGACCTGGCCGGAGCGGCGCTCAGCGCCAAGCTCAAGGAACACAAGATCGGCCTGCTGCGGACCAAGGAAGAACTGGTCGAGCTGCTCGGACTGAAACAGGCGGAACTCAAACAGGCCAAGCTGCTCGCAGCCCAGATGGCGAAGATCCCGCCCGCCGAGGGGCTGGAGGGCATGACCGCCCAGCAGCTCAAGGAGATGGCGAAGGAGAACGGCATCTCCCTCAACATGACCAAGCAGGAGACCATCGAGCTGCTGGACAAGCTGGAGCCCGGCGTGGATCACAGCGGCCTGATGGGCAAGGAACTCGCGGCGGCCAAACAGAAGCACGGCATCGGCATCCTCAAGAACAAGCAGCAGCTTGTCGAGGCGCTGATCCGGCTGGCGACCGAGGAAACGCTGAGAAAGTGGATTCTCCGGCAGATCCGGGACCGATAA
- a CDS encoding Eco57I restriction-modification methylase domain-containing protein produces the protein MPEALLKEPLNLLSRADASRKIANGKLKVETKSAFGQYMTPATVASFMASLFPAPSSQNIRLLDPGAGVGSLTSAFVEHLCKGKNGYRIDLDAYEIDSVMRSYLEKNLDLCEITAAKSGGSVAWRIIAEDFITEASKKAASLNSLWPEKVDKYTHCIMNPPYKKISSASRHRACLRTAGIETVNLYSAFVALSLLLLEKGGYLVAIIPRSFCNGPYYRPFREFMLKHAAVRRIHLFGSRNKAFREDKVLQENIIVALEKGGLQKGVTVSTSTDDTFSDTFISDYQFREIVREDDKELFIHIPATPEADFLDDAKAFNYSLSQLGIQVSTGPVVDFRMKDHLKAMPEAGTVPLLYPCHFKGQSMQWPIVGGKKPNAILCNKETQKWLYPNGFYTVVRRFSSKEERRRIVASVVAPAVFGGVEKLGLENHLNVFHSNKGPLTEALARGLSVFLNSTAVDDNFRRFSGHTQVNATDLKLMKYPSRKALIELGQWAIKQGELTQDMIDEEMERIAE, from the coding sequence ATGCCTGAAGCTTTATTGAAAGAACCTCTAAATCTTCTGTCTCGGGCGGATGCTTCGAGGAAAATTGCAAACGGCAAGCTCAAGGTGGAAACCAAAAGTGCTTTTGGCCAGTATATGACCCCGGCCACGGTTGCCTCGTTTATGGCTTCGTTGTTTCCCGCCCCATCAAGTCAGAATATCCGGCTGTTGGACCCCGGAGCAGGTGTCGGCAGTCTGACATCCGCTTTTGTCGAACATCTCTGCAAAGGTAAAAACGGCTATCGTATTGATTTGGACGCCTACGAAATAGACTCGGTAATGCGTTCCTATCTGGAGAAGAATCTTGATCTGTGCGAAATAACCGCAGCGAAAAGCGGTGGTTCGGTGGCGTGGCGCATTATTGCTGAGGACTTCATAACCGAAGCATCAAAGAAGGCGGCTTCGCTTAATAGCCTGTGGCCTGAAAAGGTGGATAAGTACACGCACTGCATTATGAATCCTCCCTATAAAAAGATTTCCAGCGCATCACGCCACCGGGCATGTCTTCGCACCGCCGGAATTGAAACGGTTAACCTGTATTCAGCTTTCGTTGCCTTGTCCTTGCTGTTACTGGAAAAAGGCGGATATCTGGTTGCAATCATTCCCAGGAGTTTTTGCAATGGACCGTACTATCGTCCATTCCGGGAGTTCATGCTGAAACATGCCGCTGTGCGGCGCATTCATCTGTTTGGCTCCAGAAACAAGGCGTTTAGGGAAGATAAGGTTCTTCAGGAAAATATCATCGTGGCGCTTGAAAAAGGTGGTCTGCAAAAAGGTGTCACTGTCTCGACTTCCACCGACGATACATTCTCCGACACATTCATTTCCGATTATCAATTCAGAGAAATTGTCCGCGAGGATGACAAAGAACTTTTTATTCATATCCCGGCGACACCGGAAGCTGATTTTCTGGACGATGCGAAAGCATTTAACTACTCGCTTTCGCAACTTGGCATACAGGTTTCAACCGGTCCGGTTGTGGATTTTCGCATGAAGGATCACTTGAAAGCCATGCCTGAAGCCGGAACAGTGCCGTTGTTGTACCCATGTCATTTCAAGGGACAGTCCATGCAATGGCCGATAGTAGGAGGGAAAAAGCCCAATGCGATTCTGTGCAATAAGGAAACGCAAAAATGGCTTTATCCGAATGGCTTTTATACTGTGGTGCGCCGTTTTTCATCAAAAGAAGAAAGGCGGAGAATTGTGGCGAGCGTTGTTGCCCCTGCGGTGTTTGGTGGAGTGGAGAAGCTTGGCTTGGAAAATCACCTCAATGTTTTCCATAGCAATAAAGGGCCGCTAACAGAGGCCCTTGCAAGAGGGCTTTCCGTCTTTCTGAATTCAACGGCTGTTGATGACAACTTCCGGCGGTTCAGCGGCCACACACAAGTCAATGCAACCGATCTTAAACTTATGAAGTACCCGAGCCGCAAGGCCCTCATTGAACTCGGACAATGGGCAATCAAGCAAGGGGAGTTGACTCAGGATATGATCGACGAAGAAATGGAGAGAATTGCGGAATGA
- a CDS encoding DNA adenine methylase, which yields MELFATDLERLAFLLEADAALTLDPDTLGSEAAEQSAPEELPPEKRPKYITNYIGSKQKLVDWIWKHTPEGAGTVLDAFSGSAVVAYMYKTKGLQVIANDRLRYCHHAAKAIIENNSVRLSEDEIEALLADNAKAGSFVQDNFKGI from the coding sequence ATGGAACTGTTCGCCACAGACCTGGAAAGGCTGGCGTTTCTACTGGAGGCCGATGCGGCGCTGACTCTCGATCCCGACACGCTCGGGTCCGAGGCCGCCGAACAGTCCGCTCCTGAAGAGCTCCCTCCCGAGAAGCGCCCCAAGTACATCACCAACTACATCGGCAGTAAGCAGAAGCTCGTCGACTGGATCTGGAAGCATACCCCGGAGGGCGCTGGCACGGTGCTGGATGCCTTTTCGGGGTCTGCGGTCGTGGCCTACATGTACAAGACCAAGGGCCTCCAGGTCATCGCCAACGACCGGCTCCGCTACTGCCACCATGCGGCCAAGGCGATCATCGAGAACAACTCGGTTCGCCTGAGCGAGGACGAGATCGAGGCACTCCTGGCCGACAACGCCAAGGCGGGCAGCTTCGTTCAGGACAACTTCAAGGGCATTT
- a CDS encoding BsuBI/PstI family type II restriction endonuclease, with protein sequence MNQTNNHKQISDAINILVALGMPRAQQNERSALCLLALLNLTPGKKWKESEKPLMGITPIMDWAREHYQKEYAPNTRETVRRQTMHQFVDAGIALYNPDKPNRPVNSPKAVYQIEDTVLELLRSFGTSMWHDNLTSYLADRETLAARYAMEREQNRVPVKIAKGKEITLSPGEHSELIRDIIEEFGPRFVPGGVLIYAGDTGDKWGYFDAPLLSDLGISVDSHGKMPDVVLFCPKRNWLLLVESVTSHGPVDGKRHAELSQLFANSKAGLVYVTAFPNRSLMGRYLGEIAWETEVWVADAPSHLIHFNGERFLGPYKD encoded by the coding sequence ATGAACCAGACCAACAACCATAAGCAAATCAGTGACGCGATCAATATCCTGGTAGCTCTTGGAATGCCGAGGGCGCAGCAGAACGAACGTTCCGCGCTCTGTCTTCTTGCCTTGTTGAATCTCACACCCGGCAAGAAGTGGAAGGAGTCTGAAAAACCGTTGATGGGGATAACGCCCATCATGGATTGGGCGCGTGAGCACTATCAAAAAGAGTACGCCCCAAATACTCGGGAAACCGTCAGGCGGCAAACCATGCATCAGTTCGTGGATGCAGGAATCGCACTCTACAATCCAGACAAACCCAACCGGCCTGTAAACAGCCCCAAGGCCGTTTACCAGATCGAAGATACCGTTCTGGAGTTGCTACGTTCCTTCGGTACTTCGATGTGGCATGACAACCTGACGTCCTACCTTGCCGACCGCGAAACCCTTGCGGCGCGTTACGCAATGGAACGGGAGCAAAATCGGGTTCCCGTGAAAATCGCCAAGGGCAAGGAGATCACCCTGAGTCCCGGCGAGCACAGCGAATTGATACGAGACATTATTGAGGAGTTCGGGCCTCGATTCGTTCCCGGCGGCGTGCTGATCTATGCTGGCGATACCGGTGACAAATGGGGATATTTCGATGCGCCTTTGCTCTCCGATCTTGGCATCAGTGTCGATTCTCACGGGAAAATGCCCGATGTCGTTCTGTTCTGTCCGAAAAGAAACTGGCTGTTACTCGTTGAATCCGTTACCAGTCACGGCCCTGTGGACGGCAAAAGACATGCGGAACTGTCACAGCTTTTCGCCAATTCCAAAGCGGGGCTTGTCTATGTCACCGCCTTTCCAAACCGTTCTCTCATGGGGCGGTATCTTGGAGAAATCGCCTGGGAAACGGAAGTATGGGTGGCTGACGCCCCTTCCCATCTGATTCATTTCAACGGAGAGCGATTCCTCGGACCTTACAAGGACTGA